The DNA window TCTGTTTCATAATCCACAAAAACATTAGGAAAATGTTTTTGGACTATGGAAAAAACATTACTAAACAGAAGCCTTATTTCCTCTTCTGCTGAAGGGTCTGTCCTCTGTTCAATAACATGTCGTAATGTCCTTAAATTGCAAGACCAACCAATTGTTGTAGCAACGCCCATAGGAGCAATACGCCGTAACCCAGAGGTAATTTGCTTTTTAAGTTCAAAGGGATGTTTATCCAATTCAAAAAGGTCTGAGAGTTCCTTCTGCAATCGTTCCATCTCCTCAACCGTTCGAACAAAAATTTCCATACCTTTTTCATTCTCACGAATATGTGTCGGAATATACATGGAAAGCGTTTCTAATCGAACAAAGCGAAGTGATTCCTGAGATATAGCCGTCCCAGCCCTATGACGGACCAATTCATGCGTAACAACACG is part of the Candidatus Hydrogenedens sp. genome and encodes:
- a CDS encoding FAD-dependent thymidylate synthase, which translates into the protein RVVTHELVRHRAGTAISQESLRFVRLETLSMYIPTHIRENEKGMEIFVRTVEEMERLQKELSDLFELDKHPFELKKQITSGLRRIAPMGVATTIGWSCNLRTLRHVIEQRTDPSAEEEIRLLFSNVFSIVQKHFPNVFVDYETEMVNGIPWVKTKHKKV